The nucleotide sequence ATTCCAAGAGTATTTACAAAGCTTTTTAAGTAATCGTCAACTGTAACACCATCTGGGTCACTTTTAATTGTATTAACCCCAGTATCTGTATCCTTAACAAGAGTCTTTGCGAAATCACTTCTAGTATAGTTATCAGGATTTACATCTTGAATTTTAAAAGCAACCTTTTGAAGCTTTGCAAGTGCAATGGCTCTATCCTGATCCGTGCTACCATTTACTGCATTTTCACTTGGAAGTCCATATTGATCATCATTTGCTCTTACCTTCAATGAAGGATTAGTTCCTAAAAGATCAGGATTTATAGATATATTTCCCGCCGTTATATAATCCTCCCAGTTCTTACCTGAATTTGTTGTATCATTGAAATACTTACTTGGTTTAAAAGTAGTATTTGAAGCATCTTTAGTAAAGTCTGAGTTCACAAATATAGGCAGCTCATCTAAACTTGGAGTTGAATGTACCCCATCTGAAGCTAGTTGAGATTGAGTAGGATTAACCATACCACTACTTACAGTATTTATGGCAAGTGCAATTGTTTTAGCAACTCTATTCATTTGATCTATATATCCATTTATCTTGTCCTGAACTGTTTGTTCACCATTTATATCTCCACCAACAGGCTTAAATAAACTTAAGTCACTAAAATTATATGAAGAAGCAGTACCATCCAATTTTGTCTTACCATCTGCACTTGATAGGGCAATTCCATTCTTATCAGTCATAAGTACTCTAGCTTGTTCAATCTCTTTAGCTTGAGATTCTGTCATATTAATATTCAGCTTAATTCTATTATCGCTGGAAGCCTTATTGCCAAGTTTATAATAATCTACTTCATAACTGTATATTTCTTCTCCTGCTCCGTTTTTACTTCCTGTATCTGTTCCCTTTACCACAGCATCTATATAAGAAAATCTATTAACATTGTCATTTCCAACAGATTTAACAAGTGTAGGATTTACATTTCCCACCTTATCAAGAACAGAAACATCCTCTCCATCAAAATCCGGACTGCTGTCTACATTTATGCCAAACTTCTCACTAAGTTGATCTAATAATAAGTCTCTGCTATCTTCTAAATCATTTGGTTCTTTACCAGCTTGTTTTACTGTTATTATTTGCTGATTTAAGGAATCTATTTTATCTAGCATACTATTTACGGAGATGATATCATCATTTATACCTAGTTGAACATCTCCCTTTAACTTAGTAAGTTGAGTATATATGTTATTTAACTGGTTAGTCATAGTCTGTGCATTACTTATAATACTCTTTATACTAGTTGGAGTAGCCGAACTAGCATTGGTATAGTTTTGAATTGCTGAAAAGAAAGTTGTTATAGATGCAGAAATCCCCGCACTTGAGGATTCATCAAACATACTTTCTACCTCACTCAAATAATTATTTGTAGTCTTAAATGTTCCATTTCTAGTTGTCAAATCTCTTATTTGATAATCTAAAAAACTATCCCTTACTCTTTGAACTGAATACACTTCTGCTCCAGTACCAAATAGCCCTGGTCCTGCCGCACTGTTAAGGCTTGGCATCCCATATGGTGATCTTGTTTGTATGTCAACCCTCTGTCTTGAGTATCCATCTGTTGATGCATTAGAAATATTATGTCCTGTAACATCTATCGCTTGTTGATTTACTGTAAGTCCACTAACGCCTATATTCAAAGTTCCGAATAATCCTGGCATAATTCCACCTCATTTTACTTAGTTTTACCATAACAATTATATGTTTTGGCTGCGCCATTAGGATTAATGGCATTTAATACTTTTGTTGTAAAAATAAGTCCCTGCTTAATTAATAGCTCATTAGAATCCTTTTGAAACTTTATTCTCTCAAGTAAACCTCTCATATCTAAATATAACTTATTTAAGGATTGATCATTTTGTTCCTTAAGCAGTTCTTTCATTGTCTTATTTTCTACCAATTTTAGTCTGCTCATTTCACTTGTAGCTACTTCTTTATTTATCTTTTCTATTTCCGTAACCATTTTGTCAAGTCCAAAAACATCCTTTTTAATGAGAAGCTGCTGTTGAATCAAAAGTGAATCAAGTAATTTTTCAAGAGAATGAAACTCATCACTCATAACTTTCTTTAATTCTTCTTTCATAACTAAACTTCTCTCCCTTTAATATAATCTAATATTTTTTTTGCAAGTGAATTGGCATCTACCTTATAGTTTCCTTCTGTAATTTCTTTTTTTATCTCTTCTACCCTTTTTGTACCAGCTTTTTTTATAGATTCATTTTCGGAAAAAGTACTGAGGTATCTGCCTGTATCAGATATTTCAATAACGTCTTTATCTTTAGGAGCACTATTTTTTCTGTCATTGACGCTGCTATTGAATTTATATAGCTCAATCTTGTTTCCTGCACCTATATTATTTATTTTCATAATTTTACACTCCTTAAAAGCTAGTAACTTAATTTAAAGTTTTAAAGCTATGTTATTATCTATAGTTTATTATCGTAATTACCATTTTAAAGTTTATATTGATGATTGTAAAATTTCTTACAAGCGCACATATAAAAATAACCGGGTACGATAAACCGGTTATTTAAAATAGTCTATTTTTTTAAGCTCTTTATTCTTTCTTCACTATTAACAATACTTGTAATTCTAACACCAAAATTCTCATCAACAACTACAACTTCTCCATAAGCAACCTTTTTGCCATTTACAAGTATTTCAACTGGCTCTTCTGCAAGTTTATCAAGCTCTATAAGAGACCCTGTACCAAGATTAAGTATATCTTTAATGTTTTTCTTGGCTCTACCTAGTACAACTGAAATCTCAAGAGGAACATCCAAAATAAGATCTATATTTTTAGGTGCTCCATATACATCCGAAGCTTCAAGTGGTTGAAAAGAAGCTCTATTAACTTCAACCTGAGGCTGACCATACACATGTCCTTGAGGCATCATTTGTTGCTGAGGTGCCTGATATGCTGCTTGAGGCTGCCCCCCCATTGGCTGCATTGTTTGCTGTTGTGACTGCTGCATAGGTCTCTCAATAGCTGGCTCATTAACCGAAGGTGTTTGATTCACCGGTGCAGCACTTACAGTTGGCTCAGGTGAAGGTGCTGCACTTTGTTGAACCTCTGGTTCTTCCTTATTACTGCTTCCTCCCATCATTATATCTATCATTTTTCTTGATGTATCTATAGGAAGTATCTGCATTATTTGACTATCAACTAAATCACCAATCGTTAGTTTAAATGCAACTTGAACAATATTCTCATCTTCCTTAATATTATCTGTTAATACATCAGTTTTAGAATCCCAAATTTTAGATACTGGTGGTGATATATTCACCTCACGCAGTAACATAGTAGCCATTGAAGTAGCCGCAGACCCAATCATTTGGTTCATAGCTTCTGAAACTGCACTTAGTTCAATTTCTGACAAGGTTTTACTTTCAACCTTACCATCTCCACCCATCATTAAATTGGCAATAACAGCAGCATCTGTAACCTTCATTACAAGTAAATTCTCTCCTGATATTCCGCTTACATACTTTACATCTAATGCAACATTTGGAACTTCAAAATTTTTCTTTAAAGTTTCAAGTGTTGTAACACTCACAATAGGAGTAGTTATATTTACTTTTTGCCCAATTATGGTTGAAAGTGCTGTAGATGCTGAGCCCATAGAAATATTTCCTATCTCACCTAACAAATCTTTCTCTATATCATTTAAATCATTATCACTGGCTGTATTTTCTTTTTGTTCTTCAGGTGAATCAGAACTACTGTCTCCTCCATTTAAAAGAGAATCTATCTCCTCCTGTGAAAGAAATCCATCACTCATATTTTCCCACATCCTTATCAATTTTATCTAATATCTTGATTCCCATATTCTTGCCCAAGATTCCAGGCGCAGCCAAATAATGTAAATTGTCATATATATATACGGGAACCGGATCGCTGCACTTACTATTTAAAGTTATTACATCTCCAATAGATAATCTTAAAAAATCTTCCACAGTTATTTCAGTTTGCCCTAACTTAGCTATTACAGGAACTTCTACTACGTCTAACCTCTTTCTAAGTTCTACTCTTGATTCTTTAACTATTTCTTCATCATTTTCCTGATACCAATATTGTACAACGAGTTTATCAAGTATCTTTTCTATACTTAGATAAGGTATACAAATATTTATATAAGTGTGACTATTTCCAACATCTACGGAAAAAGTTATAAGTGCAACTGGCTCATGAGGAGCTAAAGTTTGATTAAGCGCTGGATTTGTTTCAAGAGATTCTATCTCTGGCTCAACATTAATTACTTCCCCCCATGCTAATTTTAGATTATCAATTAAACCTTGATTTATCTTCATAATAATATTCTTATCTATATCAGTTATCTCTCTTGGCTTATATTTTCCTGCACCATTACCACCAAGAAGAATGTCTATAGCCTGATATATAAACTGAGGATTTGTTTCATACAAAATAGATCCTTTAAGAGGCGGCATTCTAAATATTGTTAAAATTGTTGGATTTGGAACTGAATGAATAAACTCCTCATAGGTTATCTGTTCAACTGTTTCTATTTTTACCTTTACATTATCCCTAAGTTGTGCTGTTAAATAATTGGACATTATTCTTGAATAATTATCATGAATAAGCTCAAGGGTTCTTATATGCTCCTTAGCAAACTTCTGCGGACTCGTAAAATCATATACTTTTACTTTTTGCTTTTCCTCTTCTTTTGGAAGTTCATCAGGCTGAAGTTCACCGGAGGATAAGGCAGATAATAGGGCATCTATTTCACTTTGTGATAAAACGTCTGCCATAATTTTCCCTCATTTCTTTTCATTTCTTCATTATCAATTCATTATCAATTCTTTATTAACTTATCAATGTCAATAAGAGTGACTATTCTATCCTTAAAATTAATAACGCCTTTTACATAATCCTTCTTGTCGTCATCTACTTTTTCTATCAAATTTTCATCTATATCTAATACTTCATCTACTTGATTAACGGATATTCCAACTGGTTCCTCTTCTAATCTTAGTATTATTATACTCTCATCTTCACATTCAGATTCGTCTATATCAAGAAGAAGATTTATATCTAACAATGATTGTACGTTACCTCTTATATTTATGAGGCCCTTAACATAATCAGGTGCCTTGGGTACTTTTGTTACAGTCATGCTCTCAACAATAGTCTGAACCCTTGATGTTTCAACTGCAAACTGCTCATCATTTAACTTAAAAACAACAACCTGCATTATCTCACCCCTATTTACTCTTATAATAGCTTCAAGTGAACCCTATGAAGCGTTAAATAAATACTCTATTTATCCTAAAGCCTTTTTAATAGCCTCAAGAACTCTATCCTGTTGGAAAGGCTTTACTATAAAGTCTCTTGCACCTGCTCTTATGGCATCCATAACCATTGTTTGTTGTCCCATTGCAGAACACATTATAACTCTTGCTGCTGGATCAAAAGCTTTTATAGCTTTGACAGCTTCTATACCATCCATATCTGGCATAGTTATATCCATTGTAACTACATCTGGTTTTTCCTTTTTATAAATTTCAACAGCCTTTAGACCGTTACTTGCTTCACCCACTATTTCAAAACCATTCTTCTCCAATATATCCTTAATCATCATTCTCATAAAAGCAGCATCGTCAACAATTAAAACTTTAGCCATTTTTTTCAACCTCCATATTAATTTACTCCTAAAATATTTAGTATCTTTTCTAGTGAACCAGGCATTGGTATGTAATAAAAATGCCCGCTTATATTTTTAGTTTTGTCTTGAAGAAAAACTGTTTCCAAATCAAGAACATTATCATCACATTGACCAGCTTCTATAAAACTAGTTGTAAGAATTGCACCTAACATATCATAACTAAAAGCTGGAACTGATGGTGTTATAACCAAATTTGTAAACTTAGATATAGCATTCATATATGAACTAGATATTATATTTCCTATTTCACATAGCACTGAAGAGCTCAAATCTGTTAAATCATCATCCTTAATACCTGTTAATGTTTCGACTATTTCAACAGCCGTTTCCTTTTCAAATACGAACAAAATATTTCCAGGAGTATCTCCAAGTACCCTAACCACAACTCCAACTGCTACTTTTTCTTCACCAATTTCTGAAAAAAGAGTATCAAATGGAACTATATTAATATCTGGTACTGTCATATCTATTTTTTTATTTAATAGTTGTGACAAAGCTGTTGCAGCATTGCCAGAACCAATGTTTACAACCTCTTTTATTGCATCTAGTTGCATAGGCGTTAATTGTGAATAGTTCATAATTGTCCTCCTTTAAACTAGAGACGCAACATCGAGTATCAAAGTTACGAGACCATCTCCCAATATGGTTGCACCAATGTATTCTTTTAAACCTTTCAAGGTCTTTCCAAGTGGTTTTATTACAATATCCTGCTGTCCAATAAGTGAATCTACTAGTAATCCTGCCATCTTATCTCCTACTTTTACTATTACTATATATACCTTATCACTATTTGCCTTTTCAAGCCCTAACTTTTCATTAATTCTAACTATTGGGAGAACCTTACCTCTGTATATTATAACCTCTTTATTATTAGTTTTCTTTATTTCTGCCTCCTTATAATCAATTACACTGTCAATAGCATTTAAAGAAATAGCAAGATTTTCTTCTCCTACTTTTACTAATAATGCAGTGATAATTTGAAGAGTTAATGGTAATTTTATAGTAAATGTACTACCTTTACCTTTCTCCGTAGTCATATCAACTGTTCCGCCAAGAGACTGTATTTTTGTTTTTACAACATCCATACCAACCCCTCTTCCGGATATATCTGTTACTTTATCATTTGTACTAAATCCTTGATCGAATATCAAATTTGTTATTTGTTCTTCTGTCAGATTTTCTGTACTAATTCCTCTTTCTTCAGCCTTTTCTCTTACTTTTTCTACATCAATTCCATAACCATCATCTTGAACTTTTATTACTGCCTTAGTTCCTTCTTGATATGCTATAAGCCTTACTTTTCCTACGGGATCCTTACCAGCTTTAAGTCTATCCTCTTTTGATTCTATACCGTGGTCAGCTGCATTTCTAATAAGATGTATTAGTGGTTCTCCTATTTCATCTATAACCGTTCTATCAAGTTCGGTATCCTGACCTTCTATAATAAGTTCCATTTCTTTGTCAAGTTCTACTGATAAATCTCTTATCATTCTTGGGAACCTATTAAATACAGTATCTAATGGAAGCATTCTTATTTTCATGACCAAATCTTGAAGGTCATTTGTAGTCCTAGCAACCTGCTCTAAAGTTTCATTAAGTTCAACAAGCTTATAGCTTTGACTTATTTGTTCAAGCCTTGTTCTATTTATAACCAACTCTGATACCATATTTAAAAATCTATCAAGTTTTTCTAAATCAACTCTAACAGATTGATGAACTTTTTTATGTGATTGAGTCTGACTATTCTTTTTGGCTGCTGGCTTAGCACTAGGCTTTGCTTTTGAAACAGGTTCAGGTTTGCTTTTATTAGATTCCTCAACCTTATCCTTCTTATCATCAGATGCTTTTTCTTCACCAACTTTATATCTAGCTTTAAGCTTATCTAATGTTAATTGCTCTACATTTATGCTTTCCACCTCTGAAATTTCCTTTAATATCTCAGTTACGTCTTTCTCATCCTTGCTAGTTAGATATACAAGTTGTATTTCAAATTCAAAATTTTCTGCTTCCAAATCTTCAGTTCCAGGAACAGACTTTGTTATTTCGCCCCATTCCTCAAGACTCTTAAATATTAAAAAGGCTCTAGCTGATTTAAGTAAAGTTGCTTTACTTAAATTAATATCTATATAAAAGGCATTATATCCTTTTTCAATAGCTTGCTTCATAACATTTAAATCATACTCATTAAGAGCTATTTTAGCATCACTACTACCATCATTATCATTTTCTTCACTATTTTTATCGTTACTATCTTCTAAATTTTGAGCCTTTTCTTCATTTTTATTAGAATTAACCATACCAGCTATAGATTCAAGTTTTGTTATTATATCATCTACGGGTATCTCTTCCTCTTCTCCATTTTGAATGTTATCAACCATCTGCTCAAGTGTATCTAAACATTTGAACAAAATAGTTACAACCTCTTGAGTAACTTTAAGCTCACCATCTCTAAACTCAGAAAGAACATCCTCCATCTTATGAGTCAATGCTGCCATCGTATTGTAGCCCATAGTAGCCGCCATACCTTTTATAGTATGCGCAACTCTAAATATTTCATTTAGTTTATCTACATTCTCTGGCTCCTGCTCTAATTGAAGGAGTGCTTCATTTAAAGTTTGTAAATTATCCATAGATTCTTCTAAAAATATCGACAAATATTGAGATGTATCCATAAATTCCCCTCCTTACAGCTTCCTATAAATAAAGGTCGAAGCTTTTTCAAAACCATATTCTTTATAGTTATATATGCTTTCAGTAGCTCCCACAAAAAGCAATCCACCTTTTTTTAATGATTGACTGAATTTCTTGTATATTTTTTCCTTGACATCTTGATTGAAATATATAACAACATTCCTACATATTACAAGGTCAAAATTGTTATCATAAGAATCTAATATCAAATCATGCTTCTTAAATGTTATCATTTTTTTTATTTTATCAACTATAATATATTTATCGCCTACAATTCTAAAATATTTATCTAAATCTTGTTTTTCTACATTTTTTATTTCATTTTCTGTATACTCTCCAAGTTTCGCTTTATTTAATATAGTAGAATCAATGTCTGTTGCTATTATATTATTTTTTCTTAGAGAATCCAATTTATCTAGTATAATGGCTATTGAATACGGCTCAGCTCCTATTGAGCATGCAGCACTCCATATTTTAAGCGGTTCTTTACTAGAGTATAACATATTTTTTATCTCTTTTTCTGCTTCCCTAAATATTTCAGGATTTCTAAAAAATTCAGTGACATTTATAGTTATAAAATCTAAAAATCTTTGCCTCTGCTCTGGATCCTTTTTTAACATAGAAACATATTCATCTATAGAAGAAGCACCTACTCTTGATATTAAGCTAAGTATTCTCCTATGGAGCTGATTTTCCTTATAAGCAAATAAATCTAAACCAAAATCCTTTAGTACCCAATTCTTAAATTCCCCTATATCCATAGTCTACCTCCTAAGACCTCTTACTATTTTTATTATCTCATCAGCTACATTATCTATTGGAACAACAAGATCCACCTTTCCAGTTTCAAATGCTGCTTTAGGCATTCCATATATAACACATGTTGTTTCAGATTCTGAAATAGTTACACCACCGTTATCTTTAATAATTCCTGTTCCATTAGATCCATCCTTACCCATTCCCGTTAACACAGCACTAACTATATGGGATTTAAAAATTTTAGAAGCAGAAATAAATAGTTTATCCACTGCCGGTCTTACTCCCCATATAGGCGGTTCTTTGGTAAGCTTTATTCTTGAATTTGAATCTACTTCCATATGATATCCTCCAGGAGCTACATAAACAACTCCCTTTCTATAAGTCTCTCCATCTGTTGCCTCTTTTACTTCTATTGCACTATTATCATTAAGTCTATCTGCAAAAGCTTTCGTAAAACCAACAGGCATATGTTGAACAACAAATACTGGAACATTCATATCTTTAGGAAACTTTGTAATAACTTTATACAATGCTTTAGGTCCACCTGTAGATGCTCCTATAACTACTGCTTCTATGCTATCACTACTTATACGATTTGTTTCCCTCCTTATAACAGGATTAATTGGTGCAGGATTCTTATTTGTATTTTGGCTATATGCTACCCTTATTCTTTTTATGAGATCATCCTTCATCTTAGAAAGTTCAAATGGCTTTTCAGGCTTTGGAATAAAATCAAAGGCCCCTAAATAAAGACATTCCATAGTGTACTTCATCCCTTTTTGAGAAATACTACTAAACACTATTATCGGTATGTCAATTTTTAATGATTTAACAGCTTTAAGAGTTTCAATACCATTCATAACCGGCATTTCTATATCTAAAGTTATAACATCTGGTTTCATAACCTTTAACTTATTTAACAAATCCTGTCCATTTATTGCAGTACCAATAACTTCAATATTATCATTACTTTCTAACATGTCACATATTAATCTTCTCATAAGCACTGAATCATCTACCACAATAACTTTTATTTTTTCCAATGTTATCACTCCATCTAAATTTTTCTAATACCCATACCAACTGTTCTAATATCGACACTTCCATCAAGAGTATTAAAAATCATTGTTCTGCCTTTATTTCCTCCAATATCTTGACTTAACAATGGTACATTTAATTCTTTAAGTACTTTCTTAACTGATATACCATTTCTATTGCCTATATCCATGTTCATATTTTTATCCGAAAAATTAAACATTGATGCTCCACCTGCTATTTTAGCTTTCATATTTCTAATATTAGCACCCATTCCCTCCATTTTCTTTATAAGTATAGGAATTGCTAAATCAGCAAACTTATAAGGATTTGTTACCTTACTAAATTGTGTGCTATCAGGAAGCATTATATGCGAAAGTCCTCCTAATTTATTTTTACTATCATAAATAGCTATGCCAATACATGAACCTAACCCAACAGTTATTATCCTATTCGGAGAAAATGCAGTATTAAGATCTGCTATTCCTACCCTTATCTCTTTTATGTTCTCTCTTTCTTCCATAACAATACCCGAACTACCTACAGCAGTTCCTTTTCCTCATCTGTTAATATTTTGGATATATCAAGAAAAATAACTATTTTGTTATCTATTTTTATGAGACCTTTGATATAACGTTTTGACATACCTGATATAACATTTGGCGGCTGCTCAATATCTTCAGGACCTATATCTCTAACTTCTGATACTAAATCAACAATTATTCCAATTTTACCATTATGAATCTTAGACACTATAACCTTTGTTTCATCAGTTATGTCACTTTCTGGAAGATTAAATCTTTTTGATAGTGAAATTACCGGAAGTATCTTACCTTCATAGTTTATTACACCATCAACAAAACTAGGAACATCCGGTAATTTTGTTGACATTTCATGACCTAAAATTCTTTCAACTTGAATAATATCTGCTGCGTAGTATTCTTTATCGACAACAAATATAAGCACCTTTACACTGTCCATCATATGCTACCTCCTATAATAATAATTTATCAACAATAAGTTCATCATCCTTATTTACATATACATGGATACCTTTGCAAGGGTTTTCCACTACATATTCTTTATTGCCAATAGCAAATATGGTATTTTGATAGGCGATTTCTGCATATATGTTGCCATGTTTTTCAACTTGTACTTTTGTGGATACTCCACCTATGCTTCCAACTACACCACATTTAACTTCATTACCTGCCTTTATAACTCCACCTCTTGCTATAGAATTATCATTAGTAAAGATAACATTATTTTTAGCAGTCAAATCAGAAATATATTCTCCTTTACCAGTTATAAATATATTACCTGAGCTTTCTATTTTTGAATTTTGGCAATACCCAACACTTACATCTACAGGTACAGAAAGCATGGATTTCAAATTAGAAACCCTATCTTCGCAAAGCGATGTTACCTGTGTAAGCTCGTCCAAACTTTCTATGCTAAGAGGCCCCATACCAATTAGTCTAGCTTTAAATAGACTTATAATATCAGAATTTTCCTCTCTATCACATATATCTATAAACTTCTCACATAATCTGGGTACTAATCTAAATTTCCCTTCTAACAAAACCTTTAAAATCTGTCCATCTGTAGATGCTTTTCCATGCATATTATAATGTTTTACTTGCTCTACTGCCTCTAAGAGATTCTTTATGTTTACATCTATTGTATTAAGAAATTCCAGCTGCTTTAGTACAAATACATCTTCTCCTCCACCATATACGTTAGAGAAAATAGCATTCTTTTCTATAAAGATATTTCCACTAGCTGACACTATTGCATTTTGAACGTTTTGATCTATTTTTACATTGTGTTCGGATTCAACCTTCATACTCTCGCTTACACTTCCATGAATAAAAACATCTCCAACAAATTTTATGTTTCCTGTTTTCAAGTCAACATCTGAATTCACTTCATGTATTGCTATAACTGATATTTTATTCCCAGAGTATATAGGTTCGCCCTTTCGTGTTGAGACAACTGTGTTTTCATCTTTAAATTCACAGCCTTCACCTATATTAATCTTTATTTCTTTACCATTTTTCTTTTTTATTTCATTTCCAAATATATCCTTACCATTATGTCCTTCTTTTCCAATATGCCTAATAGCGAGCACAGACCCCTCATCTACAGCATTTACAAAACCTATACTTTTAAAATCTATTTTACCATTTTCATTTTCTTGAAACTTATTATTTCCTCTGACATCAAATTTAAACTCAACTTCATCATCTTCATCGTTTTCAACCTTCATTCCCTGTGCAATAAGCATATCTACTATTTCTTTATCAGAGTTACACTTTGATAAATTTTCTTCCAATATTCCATAAGTTACACCACTTGCCTTTAATGCATCTAATATTTCAGCTTGTGTATATACAGGGGGTTTTTCTACTCTTAAAACTTCACTTTCTAAAACTACTTTATTTGAAGACTCTGCATCCTTTAGTTTGTACACTTTTTTGTTAATGTAGCTTATGCTTATGTAAGCATTCATTTTATCTGGTGAAGTGCTTATATTTATTCTTCTTTCCGGTTTTTCTATTTCCTGAAAAACCACCTCTATATTACTAGAACTACATACCTCACTAGAATCTTTAACATCTTTATCATTAACCTTGACGCCTATATTCTTAGGCACTACGATAGTCGCACTTTTTCCTCCCTCTACAGGATCTTTAACAACTATCTTACCATCTAAAATCTGAATGGTACCATCTTTCTTATTCTCTGATTCTTTGTTTTCACTTTTATCCACAATCTCAACTGCTATCGACGCTTTCTTCTTAAATATTCCGTTTTTCACTTCTATAACTTCATACTTAATATCTTCTTTCAATACGTTGTATTTATTACAAGCCTTCTCGATGCATTCATCAATTGTGGAGCCATTAAATACTTCTCTCTCCATATAAATAATCTCCCCATACAAAATAATTATTTTATTAAGTAAAAGTATAATACCAAGCTCATCATATTTTTTACTTAATTTATCGTAAGCTTTCATCAAACCTTTATAATTATAAGTCTTTAATTAATTTTATTAATTACTTTAATCCAGTATCATTTATACTAACATTGTATATCATTTTTTTAACTTCTACTATCAAAATTTTTTATATAATTACTTATATAATCGTCATAAGCTTTCCTTATATTCCTTATCATCTCAGTTCCCTGAGAGTTAAACTTTATATCATCAACTTGACATATAGGTAATACTTTAGGTGATGTACCCGAAATAAACAATCCTTCAAACTGATCTATTTTTTTATAATTTATTTTTTCATCCACAACTGTATAGCCACATTGTTTACAAATTTCAACTATAATCTCTCTTGTTATTCCAGGAAGTACATCCTCCACAGGTGCTGTATACACTGTATTGCTTTTAACCATGAATATATTCGATTTACTACCTTCTGTTATATTACCATTTCTATCTACAAGTATAGCCTCAAATACCCCCTTTTCTTTTATTTTTTT is from Clostridium acetobutylicum ATCC 824 and encodes:
- a CDS encoding response regulator, giving the protein MAKVLIVDDAAFMRMMIKDILEKNGFEIVGEASNGLKAVEIYKKEKPDVVTMDITMPDMDGIEAVKAIKAFDPAARVIMCSAMGQQTMVMDAIRAGARDFIVKPFQQDRVLEAIKKALG
- the flgK gene encoding flagellar hook-associated protein FlgK, whose product is MPGLFGTLNIGVSGLTVNQQAIDVTGHNISNASTDGYSRQRVDIQTRSPYGMPSLNSAAGPGLFGTGAEVYSVQRVRDSFLDYQIRDLTTRNGTFKTTNNYLSEVESMFDESSSAGISASITTFFSAIQNYTNASSATPTSIKSIISNAQTMTNQLNNIYTQLTKLKGDVQLGINDDIISVNSMLDKIDSLNQQIITVKQAGKEPNDLEDSRDLLLDQLSEKFGINVDSSPDFDGEDVSVLDKVGNVNPTLVKSVGNDNVNRFSYIDAVVKGTDTGSKNGAGEEIYSYEVDYYKLGNKASSDNRIKLNINMTESQAKEIEQARVLMTDKNGIALSSADGKTKLDGTASSYNFSDLSLFKPVGGDINGEQTVQDKINGYIDQMNRVAKTIALAINTVSSGMVNPTQSQLASDGVHSTPSLDELPIFVNSDFTKDASNTTFKPSKYFNDTTNSGKNWEDYITAGNISINPDLLGTNPSLKVRANDDQYGLPSENAVNGSTDQDRAIALAKLQKVAFKIQDVNPDNYTRSDFAKTLVKDTDTGVNTIKSDPDGVTVDDYLKSFVNTLGIDNQSASEGVKGSNNVLSQIKQTREATSGVSLDEEMTNLIQYSHGYQASAKIISTVDQLLDVVVNNLKR
- the fliM gene encoding flagellar motor switch protein FliM, whose product is MADVLSQSEIDALLSALSSGELQPDELPKEEEKQKVKVYDFTSPQKFAKEHIRTLELIHDNYSRIMSNYLTAQLRDNVKVKIETVEQITYEEFIHSVPNPTILTIFRMPPLKGSILYETNPQFIYQAIDILLGGNGAGKYKPREITDIDKNIIMKINQGLIDNLKLAWGEVINVEPEIESLETNPALNQTLAPHEPVALITFSVDVGNSHTYINICIPYLSIEKILDKLVVQYWYQENDEEIVKESRVELRKRLDVVEVPVIAKLGQTEITVEDFLRLSIGDVITLNSKCSDPVPVYIYDNLHYLAAPGILGKNMGIKILDKIDKDVGKYE
- the flgM gene encoding flagellar biosynthesis anti-sigma factor FlgM, whose amino-acid sequence is MKINNIGAGNKIELYKFNSSVNDRKNSAPKDKDVIEISDTGRYLSTFSENESIKKAGTKRVEEIKKEITEGNYKVDANSLAKKILDYIKGREV
- the fliY gene encoding flagellar motor switch phosphatase FliY, producing the protein MSDGFLSQEEIDSLLNGGDSSSDSPEEQKENTASDNDLNDIEKDLLGEIGNISMGSASTALSTIIGQKVNITTPIVSVTTLETLKKNFEVPNVALDVKYVSGISGENLLVMKVTDAAVIANLMMGGDGKVESKTLSEIELSAVSEAMNQMIGSAATSMATMLLREVNISPPVSKIWDSKTDVLTDNIKEDENIVQVAFKLTIGDLVDSQIMQILPIDTSRKMIDIMMGGSSNKEEPEVQQSAAPSPEPTVSAAPVNQTPSVNEPAIERPMQQSQQQTMQPMGGQPQAAYQAPQQQMMPQGHVYGQPQVEVNRASFQPLEASDVYGAPKNIDLILDVPLEISVVLGRAKKNIKDILNLGTGSLIELDKLAEEPVEILVNGKKVAYGEVVVVDENFGVRITSIVNSEERIKSLKK
- a CDS encoding chemotaxis protein CheW, whose amino-acid sequence is MQVVVFKLNDEQFAVETSRVQTIVESMTVTKVPKAPDYVKGLINIRGNVQSLLDINLLLDIDESECEDESIIILRLEEEPVGISVNQVDEVLDIDENLIEKVDDDKKDYVKGVINFKDRIVTLIDIDKLIKN
- a CDS encoding flagellar protein FlgN produces the protein MKEELKKVMSDEFHSLEKLLDSLLIQQQLLIKKDVFGLDKMVTEIEKINKEVATSEMSRLKLVENKTMKELLKEQNDQSLNKLYLDMRGLLERIKFQKDSNELLIKQGLIFTTKVLNAINPNGAAKTYNCYGKTK